The Brachionichthys hirsutus isolate HB-005 chromosome 11, CSIRO-AGI_Bhir_v1, whole genome shotgun sequence genome includes a window with the following:
- the LOC137901366 gene encoding sodium channel subunit beta-4-like: MASVGSNGSTVSGRLRSGDVLHAGLAVALLLGVWSVGGLEVSTGKVSSVEAMNGSTVLLPCTYSSCIGIKNLFFNWHYNDNGTLIKLCDGVIRAEGVEPKYNINHSRVSFVGSSESSNISILLWNITFEDEGQYICFARNQKEKNRNHSTIFTLFVVDQMKEVDKTLTVIIVSVLGGVIGLVIIVMVIKALVVHFLLKDDEKNKECLVSSSGNDNTDHGLRGAKADAKGTPKA; the protein is encoded by the exons ATGGCGTCAGTGGGCAGCAACGGTTCGACTGTTTCTGGTCGGCTGAGATCAGGGGATGTACTTCATGCTGGTCTGGCAGTTGCCCTGCTGCTGG GCGTGTGGAGCGTCGGTGGCCTGGAGGTGTCCACAGGTAAAGTGTCTTCGGTTGAAGCGATGAACGGATCCACCGTCCTGCTGCCGTGCACCTACTCCTCCTGCATCGGCATTAAAAACCTTTTCTTCAACTGGCACTACAACGACAACGGAACCCTGATCAAG TTGTGTGACGGCGTGATTCGAGCTGAAGGCGTGGAACCCAAGTACAACATCAACCACAGCCGGGTTTCATTCGTCGGCTCCTCCGAGAGCAGCAACATCTCCATCCTGCTGTGGAACATCACCTTCGAGGATGAGGGGCAGTACATCTGTTTTGCCAGGAATCAAAAAGAGAAGAACCGGAACCACAGCACCATCTTCACACTTTTCGTGGTGGACCAAA TGAAGGAAGTTGACAAGACACTGACGGTCATCATTGTCTCGGTGTTGGGCGGAGTCATTGGGTTAGTCATCATTGTCATGGTGATAAAAGCATTGGTTgttcacttcctgctgaagGACGACGAGAAAAA TAAAGAATGCCTGGTGAGCTCGTCGGGGAATGACAACACAGACCATGGACTGAGAGGAGCCAAAGCTGACGCCAAAGGGACGCCAAAGGCATGA